From a single Chlamydia ibidis 10-1398/6 genomic region:
- a CDS encoding 50S ribosomal protein L25/general stress protein Ctc, with amino-acid sequence MELVVTSRETNKKSFLKKIRQRGGIPAVIYSDGKSLGNVVVDAHVFKKFLSNLESGALSSTIFSLSYEGRTIKALVKEIQYQVTTYEVIHLDFEELVEDRDVKLNIPIRCINAVDCVGVKLGGSLRQVIRSIRVVCKPKDIVPFLDLDVQTLGLSQTRKLSDIDIPAGIRPVTSLKEVVVTVSRR; translated from the coding sequence ATGGAGCTTGTAGTTACAAGTCGTGAGACTAATAAAAAATCGTTTCTTAAAAAAATTCGTCAACGTGGGGGCATTCCAGCCGTGATCTATTCTGACGGCAAAAGTTTGGGAAATGTTGTTGTAGATGCTCACGTATTCAAGAAATTTTTGTCAAACTTAGAGAGTGGTGCGCTATCTTCTACAATTTTTTCTTTATCCTATGAAGGGCGTACTATCAAGGCTCTTGTAAAAGAGATACAGTACCAGGTTACTACTTATGAAGTAATCCATTTAGATTTTGAGGAGCTCGTAGAAGATCGTGACGTTAAGTTAAACATTCCTATTCGCTGCATTAATGCGGTTGATTGTGTAGGGGTGAAGTTAGGAGGCTCTCTAAGACAAGTGATTCGCTCAATACGTGTGGTATGTAAGCCAAAGGATATTGTTCCTTTCTTAGATCTAGATGTACAGACCTTGGGGCTTTCACAAACTAGAAAGTTATCGGATATTGATATTCCAGCAGGTATTCGTCCTGTGACTTCCTTGAAAGAAGTTGTTGTAACTGTTTCTAGAAGATAG